A stretch of Lathyrus oleraceus cultivar Zhongwan6 chromosome 6, CAAS_Psat_ZW6_1.0, whole genome shotgun sequence DNA encodes these proteins:
- the LOC127091913 gene encoding L-cysteine desulfhydrase — translation MDNDDPRNGTEQNHRDGKKLKLTHPITEHEIRHEFSHHQTAVARINNGSFGSCPRSVLAAQNSWQLRFLRQPDNFFSNTLRKGILDSRIIVKDLINADDVEDISLIDNATTAAAIVLQQIGRRFSSGEFRKNDSVIMFHCAYQAVKKSIEAYVTPVGGSVIEVQLPFPVHSDQEIIAEFKKGLERGKVNGGRVRLAIIDHITSMPSVVIPVQELIRVCREEGVDQIFVDGAHAIGSLRVDVKEIGADFYVSNLYKWFFSPPSVAFMYCNKKLKDVHHPVVAHEYGKSLPAESAWVGMRDYSPQLVVPSILEFVNRFEGGIEGIMRRNHDMVVKMGIMLKESWGTILGSPPEMCAGMFMVGLPSKLRVTSDDDALRLRFYLRVYHAIEVPVYYQALRNAERDPRDKDGFITGYVRISHQVYNTVDDYHRLKNAIVQILEDGKICSELPKE, via the coding sequence ATGGATAACGACGACCCTCGTAACGGCACCGAACAAAACCACCGTGACGGAAAGAAACTAAAGCTCACTCACCCCATAACAGAACACGAGATCCGCCACGAATTCTCCCACCACCAAACCGCCGTCGCCAGAATCAACAACGGCAGCTTCGGAAGCTGTCCCCGCTCCGTCCTCGCCGCTCAAAACTCCTGGCAGCTCCGCTTCCTTCGACAACCCGACAACTTCTTCTCTAACACGCTCCGAAAAGGAATTCTTGATTCTCGTATTATCGTCAAAGACCTCATCAATGCTGACGACGTTGAAGATATCTCGCTCATTGATAATGCTACAACCGCCGCCGCAATTGTTCTCCAGCAAATCGGCCGCCGCTTCTCCTCCGGTGAATTCCGCAAGAACGACTCTGTTATAATGTTCCATTGCGCTTACCAAGCTGTTAAGAAATCTATTGAGGCTTATGTCACGCCCGTTGGTGGCTCTGTTATTGAGGTCCAGCTACCGTTTCCGGTTCACTCCGACCAAGAAATTATCGCGGAGTTTAAGAAAGGACTCGAGCGAGGTAAAGTTAATGGCGGAAGAGTTAGGTTAGCAATAATTGATCACATTACGTCGATGCCTTCTGTTGTTATCCCTGTTCAAGAATTGATAAGGGTTTGCAGAGAGGAAGGAGTGGATCAAATTTTTGTTGACGGTGCTCACGCCATTGGAAGCTTGCGCGTGGATGTTAAAGAAATTGGTGCTGATTTTTATGTAAGTAATTTGTACAAATGGTTCTTTTCTCCACCTTCGGTTGCTTTTATGTACTGTAATAAGAAATTGAAAGATGTGCACCACCCTGTGGTTGCGCATGAATATGGAAAGAGTTTACCTGCTGAGAGTGCTTGGGTTGGGATGCGAGATTATAGCCCTCAGCTTGTGGTACCTTCGATTTTGGAGTTTGTGAATCGGTTTGAAGGTGGAATTGAAGGGATTATGAGGAGGAACCATGATATGGTTGTGAAAATGGGGATTATGTTAAAGGAATCGTGGGGAACAATTCTTGGTTCGCCACCTGAAATGTGTGCCGGTATGTTTATGGTGGGTTTGCCTTCGAAGCTTCGTGTGACGAGTGACGATGATGCTTTGAGGTTGAGGTTTTATCTTAGGGTTTATCATGCTATAGAAGTTCCTGTATATTACCAAGCTTTGAGAAATGCTGAAAGGGATCCTAGAGACAAGGATGGGTTTATAACTGGTTATGTGAGGATTTCTCATCAGGTGTATAACACTGTTGATGATTACCATAGGCTCAAGAATGCAATTGTTCAGATTTTAGAGGATGGAAAAATCTGCAGTGAGCTTCCTAAAGAGTGA